One region of Syntrophobacter fumaroxidans MPOB genomic DNA includes:
- a CDS encoding diphosphate--fructose-6-phosphate 1-phosphotransferase — translation MQELIAKLSQMEGTHSPFENAVRELPIQVCRVFLDEKGRIRPAAFRETDCAVRCKNPERMAEIFPKTTAGHGYCVLEAFSSELPSKVTGKRVAVLFSGGPAAGGHNVIAGLKAALGRGNTLLGVKQGPKGLINGALFEITTESIQARLNTGGFDFLGTDRTKIKTPQQFEKVKDTVLRNKLDGLVIVGGDDSNTNAAYIAEYLEEQGIKCSVIGIPKTIDGDLAVGAHLPISFGYDTATKIYSELVGNLTQDAASAVKYYHFVKLMGRTASKITLEVALQTRPAVALISEEIAEKNMSLDDIVDHIVRVITERRLKGINHGVILVPEGLIEFIPEMRTLIQELNSVLGEYEKDIRDLPTLKNKQEFIYPLLSPQSAQLMASLPEDIEEMLILDRDDHGNVKVSQIETERLLIEKIRYKMSEVKRHPDKFFGQGPGKINATPEQIEKIQGTALSVQSHFLGYEGRSAKPTSFDASFTFNLGLTAGSLVLSGKSGYMAAVTEFYRGGKVLALPLAGLITVEMRKGKEEMVIEKSLVSLDSPAFKAFAQNRDKWAAEDRFNSPGPIQHWGPISRQLPLCVALDQDYPDFRDFELGEEHRITSEEL, via the coding sequence ATGCAGGAATTGATTGCGAAGCTCAGTCAGATGGAGGGTACGCATTCGCCTTTCGAAAATGCGGTGCGGGAACTGCCCATCCAGGTATGCCGGGTCTTTTTGGACGAAAAAGGTCGAATACGACCCGCCGCCTTTCGGGAAACCGACTGTGCCGTCCGGTGCAAAAACCCGGAGCGCATGGCGGAGATATTTCCGAAAACCACAGCCGGGCACGGATATTGTGTGCTTGAAGCATTCAGTTCCGAGCTGCCCTCAAAGGTAACCGGGAAACGAGTGGCCGTGCTGTTTTCGGGAGGCCCCGCCGCCGGCGGCCACAACGTGATCGCCGGACTCAAGGCGGCCCTCGGGCGCGGGAACACTCTACTCGGGGTCAAGCAGGGCCCGAAGGGACTGATCAATGGGGCGCTCTTCGAAATCACCACGGAAAGCATCCAGGCGCGCCTCAACACCGGCGGTTTCGATTTTCTCGGCACCGACCGGACCAAGATCAAGACCCCTCAGCAGTTTGAGAAGGTGAAAGACACCGTTCTCCGGAACAAGCTGGACGGGCTGGTGATCGTTGGCGGGGACGATTCCAACACCAACGCCGCCTACATTGCCGAATACCTCGAGGAACAAGGGATCAAATGCAGCGTCATCGGCATCCCCAAGACCATCGACGGGGACCTGGCCGTCGGCGCTCACCTTCCCATCTCGTTCGGCTACGACACCGCGACGAAGATCTATTCGGAACTGGTCGGCAACCTTACGCAAGACGCGGCTTCGGCGGTCAAATACTACCATTTCGTGAAACTGATGGGACGGACGGCAAGTAAGATCACCCTGGAGGTCGCGTTGCAGACGAGACCCGCCGTGGCGCTGATATCTGAAGAAATCGCCGAGAAGAACATGTCGCTTGACGATATCGTGGATCACATCGTTCGCGTCATCACCGAGCGCCGGCTCAAAGGGATAAACCACGGCGTCATCCTCGTCCCGGAAGGACTGATAGAATTCATTCCCGAGATGAGAACGCTGATCCAGGAACTCAACAGTGTCCTTGGCGAATACGAGAAGGACATTCGCGACCTGCCGACCCTGAAGAACAAACAGGAATTCATCTACCCGCTGCTCTCCCCCCAGTCGGCGCAGCTCATGGCTTCTCTTCCCGAGGATATTGAGGAAATGCTCATCCTCGATCGTGACGACCACGGCAACGTGAAGGTCTCACAAATCGAAACCGAGAGACTGCTGATCGAGAAGATCCGCTACAAGATGTCGGAAGTGAAGAGACATCCGGACAAGTTTTTCGGGCAGGGTCCGGGGAAGATCAACGCCACGCCGGAACAGATCGAGAAGATCCAGGGCACGGCCCTCTCCGTTCAGTCCCACTTTCTGGGATACGAGGGACGCAGCGCCAAGCCCACCTCTTTTGACGCTTCGTTCACATTCAATCTGGGCCTGACGGCCGGCTCCCTTGTCCTCTCCGGGAAAAGCGGGTATATGGCCGCCGTCACCGAATTTTACAGGGGAGGCAAGGTATTGGCCCTCCCGCTGGCCGGTCTGATCACCGTTGAAATGCGGAAAGGCAAGGAGGAAATGGTGATCGAGAAATCTCTCGTGAGCCTGGATTCTCCCGCTTTCAAAGCATTCGCACAAAACCGGGACAAGTGGGCGGCGGAAGACCGCTTCAACAGCCCGGGTCCCATTCAGCACTGGGGGCCCATAAGCAGGCAGTTGCCCCTTTGCGTGGCACTGGACCAGGACTACCCGGATTTCCGGGACTTCGAGCTGGGGGAAGAACATCGGATCACGTCCGAGGAGCTTTAA
- a CDS encoding DEAD/DEAH box helicase, translating into MEKIGVPEPKPFVPDPFQLQALEKLDASDVLVTAPTGAGKTYIAVEAIRKVFGRGGKSWYASPLKALSNSKYEEFIADFGASNVGILTGDRKENAQAPIIVGTTEILRNQLYDTMHRGEDLEVDLVVLDEAHYLGDEDRGVVWEEVLIYLPPRVKLLLLSATVENAGDICAWLEWLRRSPCSWVNTEERPVPLFPLFVFPSGELTPLGTRRGLFAKIRGVEPGSFSRNEFPNIPGLMEVLDRANLLPAIFFLKSRADCDRAISLCGAPRRKSEEVKQFHRRLSGLLDSFPFLRNHQHLSILRETAVGAHHGGQLPHWKLLLERLMQQGHLRAIFSTSTVAAGVNFPARTVVVLQSDRFNGREFLELTATDLLQMTGRAGRRGMDEIGFALVVPGPFQNPQLIHDLLKSPPNPITSQIRVNHSMVLNLLLSHAPEEIRTLFGASLATFQNLHREKDISRELDEARIELDKYIPETACGSVEQLAEIRPRYDALREMRRRAKKNLRRQTTSGSMGSLLVPGRVFRSRRGTPYIAVAHPQISRRSVEAVRLAEPLRFRRDHVRTHHVVFHRIMDLGELITPLPSLKNRQEWEALMFEATEHPPRPMRCRPEGEPTMPVPDAVREINELTVQLAALPCGTCALFAPCLKGTSHPFTAALQRHFEYRARVLTIQDQLWQSFLKHLRLLGDEGYVDAAGRLTRDGTWASKLRLDQPLLISEGIRRNAFPAEDPELLGALIAPFVMDRERHGDIQLSSLVWKFPGLAKPFFRMLHSLQPLRERLQAEGFSVPPMPFWATATVYHWAGGSSWQTVREISGMDEGDLAMLILRTADHLRQIESLSETHPSLAAAARRAIELILREPVLVE; encoded by the coding sequence TTGGAGAAGATAGGGGTTCCCGAGCCCAAACCGTTCGTTCCCGATCCGTTTCAGTTGCAGGCGCTGGAGAAGCTCGACGCTTCCGATGTATTGGTTACCGCGCCCACCGGGGCCGGAAAGACCTATATCGCCGTCGAGGCGATCCGGAAAGTGTTCGGTCGAGGCGGCAAGAGCTGGTACGCATCCCCCCTGAAAGCGCTTTCGAACTCGAAATACGAAGAGTTTATAGCCGATTTCGGCGCATCGAACGTGGGAATACTCACCGGGGACCGCAAGGAAAATGCGCAGGCCCCGATAATCGTGGGAACGACCGAGATCCTGCGAAATCAACTCTACGACACCATGCACCGGGGAGAAGATCTCGAGGTCGACCTGGTGGTGCTCGACGAAGCCCACTATCTCGGCGACGAGGACCGCGGAGTGGTCTGGGAAGAGGTCCTGATCTACCTGCCTCCGCGCGTGAAGCTGCTCCTGCTTTCGGCCACCGTCGAAAATGCGGGGGATATCTGTGCATGGCTCGAGTGGCTGCGCCGCTCCCCCTGCTCCTGGGTCAACACCGAGGAGAGACCCGTCCCGCTTTTCCCCCTCTTTGTCTTTCCGTCGGGCGAGCTGACTCCCCTGGGGACACGGCGCGGGTTGTTCGCAAAGATTCGCGGCGTGGAACCCGGGTCGTTTTCACGGAACGAATTCCCCAATATCCCCGGGCTTATGGAGGTGCTGGACCGCGCCAATCTCCTCCCCGCGATCTTCTTTCTGAAGTCGAGGGCCGATTGTGACCGGGCAATCTCCCTGTGCGGGGCGCCGCGCCGCAAATCGGAAGAGGTGAAACAATTTCACAGGAGGCTGAGCGGGCTCCTCGACTCGTTCCCGTTTCTCAGAAACCACCAACACCTGTCCATCCTCCGGGAAACCGCGGTCGGGGCGCACCACGGCGGCCAACTGCCGCACTGGAAGCTCCTTCTTGAAAGACTCATGCAGCAGGGACACCTGCGGGCCATCTTCTCGACATCCACGGTGGCTGCCGGAGTGAACTTCCCCGCGCGCACGGTTGTCGTCCTGCAAAGCGACCGGTTCAACGGCAGGGAATTCCTCGAGCTCACCGCCACGGACCTGTTGCAGATGACCGGCCGAGCCGGACGGCGCGGAATGGATGAAATCGGTTTTGCGCTCGTCGTTCCCGGACCCTTCCAGAACCCCCAACTGATCCACGATCTGCTGAAAAGCCCCCCGAATCCGATCACCAGTCAGATTCGGGTGAACCATTCGATGGTCCTGAACCTGCTTCTCTCCCACGCTCCCGAGGAAATACGCACCCTGTTCGGCGCGTCCCTGGCCACGTTTCAGAACCTCCATCGCGAAAAAGACATCTCGCGGGAACTCGATGAGGCGCGCATCGAACTCGATAAATATATTCCCGAAACGGCGTGCGGATCGGTGGAACAACTCGCCGAGATTCGCCCTCGATACGACGCGTTGAGGGAAATGCGGCGAAGAGCCAAGAAAAACCTGAGGAGGCAAACGACGTCCGGTTCCATGGGATCATTGCTGGTTCCGGGCAGAGTATTTCGCAGCAGGCGGGGTACCCCCTATATTGCGGTCGCACATCCCCAGATCTCCCGAAGGTCCGTCGAAGCGGTACGGCTGGCGGAGCCCCTGCGCTTTCGCAGGGACCACGTACGGACCCATCACGTGGTCTTCCATCGCATCATGGACCTGGGCGAGCTCATCACGCCCCTGCCTTCCCTCAAGAACCGGCAGGAATGGGAGGCGTTGATGTTCGAAGCGACCGAGCATCCGCCGCGCCCGATGCGCTGCCGGCCCGAGGGGGAGCCGACAATGCCCGTCCCGGACGCGGTGCGCGAGATCAACGAGCTGACCGTTCAACTGGCGGCGCTGCCCTGCGGCACGTGCGCGCTCTTCGCCCCGTGTCTGAAAGGCACTTCCCACCCTTTCACCGCTGCGCTGCAACGCCACTTCGAATACCGTGCACGCGTGCTGACCATCCAGGATCAGCTCTGGCAATCCTTCCTCAAGCACCTCCGTCTCCTCGGGGATGAAGGATACGTGGACGCCGCAGGGCGGCTCACCCGTGACGGCACCTGGGCATCGAAACTCAGGCTGGACCAGCCGCTGCTCATCTCAGAAGGGATCCGTCGCAACGCTTTCCCCGCCGAAGACCCCGAACTGCTGGGTGCCCTCATTGCGCCTTTCGTCATGGACCGGGAAAGGCACGGGGACATCCAGCTCTCCTCGCTGGTCTGGAAATTCCCGGGTCTGGCCAAGCCTTTTTTCCGCATGTTGCACAGTCTCCAGCCTCTGCGGGAAAGACTCCAGGCCGAGGGCTTCTCCGTTCCCCCCATGCCCTTCTGGGCTACGGCAACCGTCTATCACTGGGCCGGAGGATCGTCCTGGCAGACCGTCAGGGAAATCTCGGGCATGGATGAAGGGGACCTTGCCATGCTCATCCTGCGGACCGCCGATCACCTCCGGCAGATCGAGTCCCTCTCGGAGACACACCCATCCCTGGCCGCCGCCGCCCGTCGCGCCATCGAGCTGATTCTCCGGGAACCCGTGCTGGTCGAATAG
- a CDS encoding HDOD domain-containing protein, with product MIRELDEFEVKALHYELLLKDIIATAEKLPAFPSTAWQVMSLIKGTGSNEEIERLIKSDPIISSGVLALSQSGHYGRNFAIGSLLDAVLVLKGEKLIEMILAASASRYFAGEISGQEMHHRRLWLHSVATALTGERLARVLNQKKPLTVYTAALLHDVGKTVLDLYAKIYLHASLKQLKQSHSKLIDIEKKALGVNHQELGELIVRRWKFPADVVSAVGSHHTPEAAPYEQHIAATVYAANRIVNAFDQDDVADGPFDPDNDPIFQKLGINDIILKQMQNQLEVDMDDMNMFLLT from the coding sequence ATGATTCGGGAACTCGATGAATTTGAAGTCAAAGCGCTCCACTACGAACTCCTTCTCAAAGACATCATCGCTACTGCGGAAAAACTGCCTGCCTTTCCCTCCACAGCCTGGCAGGTCATGTCCCTGATCAAAGGAACGGGATCGAACGAAGAAATCGAACGACTGATCAAGAGTGATCCCATCATTTCTTCAGGAGTGCTTGCTCTGAGCCAGTCGGGACATTACGGTCGCAATTTTGCCATCGGTTCTCTCCTGGATGCCGTCCTGGTCCTCAAGGGTGAGAAGCTGATCGAGATGATCCTGGCTGCCAGCGCCTCGCGCTATTTTGCCGGGGAAATCTCCGGCCAGGAAATGCATCATCGCCGGTTGTGGCTCCATTCGGTCGCCACGGCCCTGACAGGCGAAAGACTGGCCCGCGTGCTCAATCAAAAGAAGCCTCTGACCGTTTATACGGCGGCACTTCTCCACGATGTCGGAAAGACGGTGCTCGATCTGTACGCGAAAATCTACCTTCACGCCAGTCTCAAGCAGCTCAAGCAAAGCCATTCGAAGTTGATCGACATCGAAAAGAAGGCCCTGGGTGTGAATCACCAGGAACTGGGAGAGTTGATCGTTCGACGCTGGAAGTTTCCCGCAGACGTGGTTTCCGCGGTGGGAAGCCATCATACCCCGGAGGCCGCCCCCTACGAGCAGCACATTGCGGCCACCGTGTATGCGGCCAACCGGATCGTGAACGCTTTCGATCAGGATGATGTCGCAGACGGCCCCTTCGACCCGGATAACGATCCCATTTTCCAGAAGCTCGGCATCAACGATATCATCCTCAAGCAGATGCAGAACCAGCTCGAAGTGGACATGGACGACATGAACATGTTCCTCCTGACCTGA
- a CDS encoding glutaminyl-peptide cyclotransferase — MYDVAVVREFPHDPGAFTQGLTFSHRYLYESTGLTGKSSLRRVELETGQVAKFKPLPGIVFGEGLTAWADKLIVLTWRTGVGFVFDRESFEQQGEFTYPTEGWGITHDGRELIMSDGSARLYFLDPQTFSETRRIEVRDDRGAVTRLNELEFIKGEIFANIWCEDVIARISPDTGQVRGWIDLRGLRDRLGQSHSAEVLNGIAYDAQGDRILVTGKLWPKLFEIRIVARSGRSATDCRVARR, encoded by the coding sequence GTGTATGATGTTGCAGTCGTTCGGGAATTTCCGCATGATCCCGGCGCATTCACTCAAGGTTTGACCTTTTCTCACCGATATTTGTATGAAAGCACCGGGTTGACCGGAAAGTCGAGCCTGCGCAGGGTGGAACTCGAAACAGGGCAGGTCGCCAAGTTCAAGCCGCTTCCCGGGATAGTGTTCGGCGAGGGATTGACCGCCTGGGCAGACAAGCTGATCGTGCTCACCTGGCGGACGGGCGTCGGGTTCGTGTTCGACCGGGAGTCCTTTGAGCAGCAGGGTGAATTCACGTATCCCACGGAGGGATGGGGGATCACTCACGACGGCAGGGAACTGATCATGAGTGACGGCAGCGCGAGGCTTTATTTCCTCGACCCTCAGACCTTTTCGGAAACACGGCGGATCGAGGTTCGCGACGACAGGGGTGCGGTGACGCGACTGAACGAGTTGGAATTCATCAAAGGGGAGATTTTTGCCAACATCTGGTGTGAGGACGTGATCGCGCGAATATCCCCCGACACCGGACAGGTTCGGGGATGGATCGACTTGCGTGGGCTGCGGGACCGGCTGGGTCAGTCGCATTCGGCCGAGGTGCTCAACGGCATAGCCTACGATGCGCAGGGAGACCGCATTCTCGTGACGGGCAAGTTGTGGCCCAAGCTCTTCGAGATCAGGATCGTCGCCAGAAGCGGTCGTTCCGCGACGGATTGCCGCGTTGCGCGGCGATAG
- a CDS encoding B12-binding domain-containing radical SAM protein: MLLIHPPVLKPCEPPPGVARLAGALKRHGIRCAVMDLNVESILASIQRPSNARDKWTARAVRNRDANLRFMRSRECRLNLDRYKRTVMDLNRLVETAAAPVARANLSNFQQEGLSPVCSDDLLEAAQSPERNPFYPYFSRRLSDAVEANGPFLVGFSLNFLSQALCTFAMIGFLRKRWPEIKLAIGGGLVTSWARKPGWRNPFAGLVDHLVAGPGESVLLSLAGMEKPDDRHSLPDFGHLPLGDYLSPGTVLPYSASSGCYWSKCSFCPERAENTPYVPVPPGRVLDDLQSLVGVMQPDLIHLLDNAVSPDLMQAIVRRPPGTPWYGFARITEHLADIDFCRALKKSGCVLLKLGIESGDQEVIDRERKGIHLETASRVLRSLHAAGVSTYVYLLFGTPSENLHRARRTLEFTVRHSAEIGFLNLAIFNLPVYGPETDRMDTLLPYEGDLSLYTGFKHPEGWDRSAVRRFLDKEFKRHPAVAGILRNDPPFFTSNHAPFFCSR, encoded by the coding sequence ATGTTACTGATTCATCCTCCCGTCTTGAAACCCTGCGAGCCGCCGCCGGGTGTCGCCAGGCTGGCCGGCGCATTGAAACGGCACGGCATACGCTGCGCGGTCATGGACCTGAATGTCGAATCCATTCTCGCATCCATTCAGCGACCTTCGAACGCACGAGACAAGTGGACCGCCCGCGCCGTCCGAAATCGTGACGCCAACCTGCGATTCATGAGGAGCCGGGAATGCCGTCTCAACCTGGATCGTTACAAACGAACGGTCATGGACCTCAACCGGCTGGTGGAAACGGCGGCAGCCCCCGTTGCAAGGGCAAATCTCTCGAATTTTCAGCAGGAAGGGCTTTCCCCGGTTTGCAGCGACGACTTGCTCGAAGCGGCGCAAAGCCCCGAGAGAAATCCGTTCTATCCCTATTTCAGTCGTAGACTGTCGGATGCGGTCGAGGCGAACGGGCCGTTCCTGGTCGGATTTTCCCTCAACTTCCTGAGCCAGGCGTTATGCACGTTCGCCATGATCGGCTTTCTCAGGAAACGATGGCCGGAAATCAAACTGGCGATCGGCGGTGGACTGGTCACTTCGTGGGCCAGAAAACCGGGATGGCGAAATCCTTTTGCGGGACTGGTGGATCACCTGGTCGCCGGGCCCGGCGAAAGTGTCCTGCTGTCTCTGGCCGGCATGGAGAAGCCGGACGACCGTCATTCACTCCCCGACTTCGGCCATCTCCCGCTCGGTGACTACCTTTCTCCCGGCACCGTTCTGCCCTACAGCGCATCGAGCGGCTGCTACTGGAGCAAGTGTTCCTTCTGCCCCGAGCGCGCGGAAAATACCCCCTACGTCCCGGTCCCGCCCGGGAGGGTGCTCGACGATCTCCAATCCCTCGTCGGCGTCATGCAACCGGACCTCATTCACCTGCTGGACAACGCCGTCAGCCCGGACCTCATGCAGGCCATCGTGCGCCGGCCGCCGGGAACGCCGTGGTACGGCTTCGCACGAATCACCGAACACCTGGCCGATATCGATTTCTGCCGCGCGCTCAAGAAATCCGGCTGCGTGTTGCTCAAACTCGGGATTGAATCGGGAGACCAGGAAGTGATCGACCGGGAACGCAAGGGCATCCATCTCGAGACCGCCTCCCGCGTCCTCCGTTCGCTCCATGCCGCGGGCGTCTCCACATACGTGTACCTTCTGTTCGGCACGCCCTCGGAGAATCTGCATCGAGCCCGCCGGACCCTCGAATTCACCGTCCGGCACTCCGCTGAGATCGGCTTCCTGAATCTCGCCATATTCAATCTGCCGGTGTACGGCCCGGAAACCGATCGGATGGACACTCTGCTGCCTTACGAGGGCGACCTTTCTCTCTATACGGGTTTCAAACATCCGGAAGGATGGGACCGGAGCGCGGTACGACGGTTTCTTGACAAGGAATTCAAGCGGCACCCCGCCGTCGCAGGCATCTTGAGAAACGATCCGCCGTTTTTTACCTCCAACCATGCGCCGTTTTTTTGCAGTCGGTGA
- the mtgA gene encoding monofunctional biosynthetic peptidoglycan transglycosylase encodes MLKVYKGGKGSPPSNKRPVIARVRSFIRLLCAMVFLAVGCSILLVVLLKWVDPPFSSFMVQERVRGAFSAGGQQKIRHRWVPLTRVSPHIALAVLAAEDQSFTTHRGFDFKAIRKAIRQNRTGKRLLGASTISQQVAKNLFLWQERSLIRKGLEAYFTVVIELCWDKRRILEVYLNTAEWGDGIYGVETAALTYFKKSARELSRDQAALLAAILPNPSIYSARSPSSYILHRKNWILRQMRQLGTKPLDALKLGRPSSEKPAKGYAAK; translated from the coding sequence TTGCTGAAAGTCTACAAGGGCGGCAAAGGCTCCCCGCCCTCAAACAAGCGTCCCGTAATCGCCAGGGTCAGGTCCTTCATCCGGCTCCTGTGCGCGATGGTCTTTCTCGCCGTGGGCTGTTCGATCCTGTTGGTGGTCCTGCTGAAGTGGGTTGACCCGCCGTTCAGCTCTTTCATGGTCCAGGAGCGAGTGCGGGGGGCTTTTTCCGCGGGCGGGCAGCAGAAGATCCGGCATCGATGGGTGCCTCTGACCCGCGTGTCCCCCCATATCGCACTGGCCGTGCTTGCCGCCGAAGACCAGAGCTTTACGACGCATCGAGGGTTTGACTTCAAGGCGATCAGAAAAGCGATCCGGCAGAACCGGACGGGAAAACGGTTGCTGGGGGCCAGCACAATAAGCCAGCAGGTGGCCAAGAACCTCTTTTTGTGGCAGGAACGGAGCCTCATCCGGAAGGGACTCGAAGCTTATTTCACCGTGGTCATCGAGCTCTGCTGGGACAAGAGGCGCATTCTCGAGGTGTATCTGAACACGGCGGAATGGGGAGACGGCATCTACGGAGTGGAAACCGCCGCTCTGACCTATTTCAAGAAGAGCGCGCGGGAACTGAGCAGAGACCAGGCGGCCCTGCTGGCCGCGATCCTCCCCAATCCGTCGATCTACTCGGCCAGATCCCCTTCTTCGTATATTCTGCACCGCAAGAACTGGATTCTGCGGCAAATGCGGCAACTCGGCACGAAACCGCTGGATGCTCTAAAGCTCGGCCGCCCCTCCTCCGAGAAACCCGCAAAGGGGTATGCAGCGAAATAA
- a CDS encoding UDP-glucose dehydrogenase family protein, which yields MRIAVIGTGYVGLVSGACFAEFGHEVTCIDNDEAKIARLEQREIPIYEPGLDVLVKKNLEANRLVFSTGYSPGVPEAEVVFIAVGTPASRRGDGYADLSFVYDAARQLAPFLSDYTVVVNKSTVPVGTARQVARIMSEANPTATFDVASNPEFLREGAAINDFMHPDRVVIGVDSTRAEEVLKAVYRPLYLIETPFVITSIETAELTKYAANAFLATKISFINEVANICEEIGADVQDVAKGMGLDGRIGKKFLHAGPGYGGSCFPKDTHALLRIAQENGVTCRIVEAVVEVNAAQKARMARKIRKALGGDEGGKTIAVLGLAFKPETDDLRDAPALTILSTLLEHGARLRAHDPQAMPEAAKVLPGVKYCSSPYEACEGADAVVLLTEWNEYRALDLMRIKQSLKQPIFIDLRNVYRPKAMAQLGFAYHSVGRVKVG from the coding sequence ATGAGAATCGCCGTGATTGGAACCGGGTACGTGGGGCTGGTGAGCGGTGCGTGCTTTGCTGAATTCGGACACGAGGTCACCTGCATCGATAACGATGAAGCGAAGATCGCCCGTCTTGAACAGAGAGAAATACCGATTTATGAACCGGGGCTGGATGTCCTGGTGAAAAAAAACCTCGAGGCCAACAGGCTTGTGTTCTCGACGGGGTATAGCCCGGGAGTGCCCGAGGCCGAAGTGGTCTTCATTGCGGTGGGGACCCCCGCATCCCGCAGGGGGGACGGTTACGCGGATCTGAGCTTCGTGTATGACGCGGCGCGGCAGTTGGCCCCCTTTTTGAGCGACTACACGGTCGTGGTGAACAAAAGCACGGTGCCGGTTGGAACGGCGCGCCAGGTGGCCAGGATCATGTCGGAGGCGAATCCCACGGCGACCTTCGACGTGGCGAGCAACCCGGAGTTCCTGAGGGAGGGTGCCGCCATAAACGATTTCATGCATCCCGATCGGGTCGTGATCGGCGTGGACTCCACCAGGGCCGAGGAAGTCCTCAAAGCGGTCTATCGCCCATTGTACCTCATCGAGACCCCTTTCGTGATAACCAGCATAGAAACGGCCGAATTGACCAAGTATGCCGCCAACGCCTTTCTGGCCACCAAGATCAGTTTCATCAACGAGGTGGCCAACATCTGCGAAGAGATCGGAGCGGATGTCCAGGATGTGGCAAAAGGGATGGGCCTCGACGGGCGAATCGGGAAGAAGTTTTTGCATGCCGGCCCCGGCTACGGCGGCTCCTGCTTCCCGAAGGACACCCATGCCCTGCTGCGCATCGCGCAGGAAAACGGAGTGACTTGCCGCATCGTGGAAGCGGTGGTCGAAGTCAACGCGGCTCAAAAGGCCAGGATGGCCAGGAAAATAAGGAAAGCCCTGGGCGGCGATGAGGGGGGAAAGACCATCGCCGTGCTGGGCCTCGCATTCAAACCCGAAACCGACGACCTCCGCGACGCTCCCGCCTTGACCATTCTTTCAACGCTGCTGGAGCATGGAGCCCGATTGCGCGCTCATGACCCCCAGGCAATGCCGGAGGCGGCGAAGGTTCTTCCCGGAGTGAAGTATTGCTCGAGCCCGTACGAGGCTTGTGAAGGTGCGGACGCTGTGGTTCTCCTGACCGAATGGAACGAGTACCGCGCTCTGGACCTGATGCGCATCAAACAGTCGCTCAAGCAACCCATATTCATAGACCTTCGCAACGTTTACAGGCCGAAGGCGATGGCTCAGCTCGGTTTTGCCTACCACAGCGTGGGAAGAGTGAAGGTTGGCTAG